The following are encoded in a window of Pirellulaceae bacterium genomic DNA:
- a CDS encoding zinc-binding dehydrogenase, which produces MTQPAVVNFGPAPYSVELREIVAPTPAADEVILEVQAVGVCGSDLHMWTGQQSWEVKYPMVLGHEFSGTIREVGSRVSEWQVGDRVVSETHAIIDPNAPLSRVGLYNLDPSRSGFGAAVHGAMRRHVSVPTRILHRIPDSLSFERAALTEPCCVAYNAAVVNSTIRPGDRVLVMGPGPIGILCAAMARLSGATVAIVGLERDRKRLEIASHYGCETILEAPDDWCRQGDGYGVDGVIDATGVSIALKKALEVVRPTGWITKVGWGPQPLDFSLDPLVQKNVRLQGSFSHNWPIWERILQLLSTEQLDVSPIIGGQWELENWQEAFETMHSGEIVKAVLNP; this is translated from the coding sequence ATGACTCAACCCGCTGTCGTTAATTTCGGACCTGCCCCGTACAGTGTTGAGCTTCGAGAAATCGTTGCTCCCACCCCAGCTGCAGACGAGGTGATCCTCGAAGTACAAGCCGTCGGCGTTTGCGGAAGCGATCTGCATATGTGGACAGGTCAACAAAGCTGGGAGGTCAAATACCCGATGGTGCTGGGACACGAATTCTCGGGCACAATTCGCGAAGTCGGAAGTCGGGTATCGGAATGGCAGGTCGGCGATCGAGTTGTCAGTGAAACGCATGCGATCATTGACCCCAACGCTCCACTTTCTCGTGTTGGCTTATACAACCTAGATCCGTCACGGTCGGGTTTTGGAGCTGCCGTTCACGGTGCGATGAGAAGGCACGTGAGCGTTCCCACGCGCATCCTGCACCGCATTCCCGATAGCCTTAGCTTCGAACGGGCGGCATTAACCGAACCATGTTGCGTGGCGTACAACGCTGCGGTCGTCAATTCCACCATTCGACCAGGCGATCGAGTACTGGTGATGGGGCCGGGCCCGATTGGCATTCTCTGCGCCGCGATGGCGCGCCTCAGTGGCGCGACGGTCGCAATTGTCGGACTGGAACGAGATCGAAAACGATTAGAGATAGCTTCGCACTATGGCTGCGAAACAATTCTGGAAGCCCCCGACGACTGGTGCAGACAGGGTGACGGTTACGGCGTCGATGGCGTCATTGATGCAACCGGTGTGTCAATTGCATTGAAAAAGGCGTTGGAAGTCGTTCGCCCCACCGGCTGGATCACCAAAGTCGGTTGGGGACCACAGCCTCTCGATTTTTCGCTGGACCCGCTGGTTCAAAAAAACGTACGTTTACAGGGAAGTTTCAGCCATAATTGGCCGATTTGGGAACGAATCCTGCAGTTGCTGTCGACGGAACAACTTGATGTTTCTCCGATCATCGGTGGGCAGTGGGAACTGGAAAACTGGCAGGAAGCTTTCGAGACGATGCACTCGGGTGAAATCGTCAAGGCGGTCCTCAATCCGTAA